The Novosphingobium sp. Gsoil 351 genome contains the following window.
CAGCCGTCGTCCCGCCAGTGGCTCCAGCGTCAAACCAGCGGTCCAGCTCGTCCCGACGGAGCGCGATGGGCGGTTTCCCGAAATATCGGGGACCAGTTGCCCGGGCAGGACATGGCTTGGCACGATCCGGCAGAAGCTGGAAGTGGATACACCAAGCGCCAGGCCGCAGAATGCACTGCCGCCCGGATCCTCGCTGCCCGGCTTGAATCGCGCGTGGGCATAACTGAAGGCAGCGTCGAGCCCGAGCCAGCGCGCCGGGGCCAGATCACCTGCGAGTTCGATCCCCCAAGTCTCGATCCCCTTGGTGTTGTGGGAAATCAGCGAGCCAATACCAGGCGTCACCGGAAACCCGACGATCTGGGTGTTGCGCCAGTCGATATGATAGCCGGTCGCTTGCGCCGAACGCAGCACGCCGTGGCCAGCGTATTTGACGCCCAACTCGGCGGTCCAGTTGCTTTCGGGCTCGAAGGTCTGCTCTTCGGGAACAAGATTGGGCTGTGGATTGATTCCCCCCGACCGCGATCCGCGCGCATAGGAGGCATAAGTCAGCCAGCCCGGTTCGGGCCGAAAGTCGATGCTGACGCGGGGCGTCAGGTCGAAGAACCTGCGCGGGCCGAGGGTCTTGCCAAAGCTGGAGCGGAAGTTAGCCAGACGGGCGTCGAGCGCCACCCGCTCCCAATTGCCGCGCAATTCGCCGCGCAAGCGCACTGCGGTGGCGAGGCGGTAGTCGGCGGCGGCAAAGAGCGCCAAGGTCTGGCGGTGCTCTGCTGCATCGTTCTGAACCAGTTGGCTGGCGTTCGGATCTGCGACAAGGGCATTGTTGACGAAGGCGAGGGCGCCGACGCGTTGTGGATTAGCCAGCACGAGAGAGGTCAGCCGCTCGGTCGGGGTCAGCGATCCGCGGGCCGCTCCGAAAGCATCGATCGAGCGCATCCTCGTCACGAAAGCGACCGCTCCGGCTTGCCACTCGAGTCTCCCCGGCCCTGCGCTGCGGAAGCGCAACTCCTGGACGAATTCGCGTGTGTTGCGGCCGGTCCGGCCCACGCGATCGACCGGCTGAAGCCGCAATACGGGCAGAACGAGGCTGGCCGGGCCCGAACAGTTGACCCCTGTCGCGCAGACCCCGAACAGCTCGCCGCCGGGATAACCGTCGGCGTCGCGGAACGAGGTCGTTCTCGCCTCGTAATAGCTCGTGTCCGACAGCAGTTCGATTTGGCCGAGTTCGAGGGTCAAGTGGAGCGCAACTTGCCCGGTGTGGTTGGTGGATTCAGGAATTCCCGGCGAGAGGGCGATTTGCGAGGGAATCGGAGCGACGCCGCAAAAGTAGCTCCAGACACCCGACGCAGGATCGCGCGCACCGCAGTTGTACTGGCGATAATCGAGCGTGAACTGGGGCTGTTGCGCGGTGCGGATCGAACCGTACCGGGCGGACAGGCGCAGCCCCAGCGGCCCCGTTCCATCGCGCGTGGCAATCGTCGCGGAGATCGCGTTGCTGCGAAGGCCGCCGAGGTGCTCGCCAGGCGCCGCGGTGTTCTTCCAAGTCCCACCGGCGTTGCGCCAAGCGAGCGCGATCCGGCCTGCCAAAAGTTGGTCGATCGGCCCCGAGACGGTACCGCCCATATCGAAATTGCGGTCGCTGCCGAAACCGCCAGAAATGGTCGCAAAGGACCCTTCGGTGGGGCGCGCCGGGACGTAGGCAATCAAACCGGCGAAGCTCGAATGGCCGAACAAGGCGCTTTGCGGCCCGTGCACCACTTCGATCCGCTCGAGATCGAGCGGTTCCACGTCCTTGCCGTCGCGGCTCGCTTGATAGACGCCGTCGACGAACAGCGCGGTTGCCGAGTCACTCGTGGGATTGGGCTGGTGCTGGCCGCGCAGCACAGGCTCGCTGAACCCTCCTTGTACGTTCTCGAACGATAGTCCCGGCACTTTCGTGGCAAGCGACTGCAAGCCCTCGACCGCTCCGGATCCGATCGCGCCCGCGGTCACCACATTCACCGTCAGGGGAATGTCGGCAAAGCGCTCGTCCTGGCGCCGGGCGGTGACGATAATCTCAGGGTCGGCTTCTTCTGCAAGCGCGGCCCAAGGCATCGCCGTAGCCGCCAAAAGCGCAAGGCGCAGGTGCCGGAGGCGATCCGGAAAGATGAGCGAACACTTCATTTCTTCAGGTCCGGCCGGCCGGAGGCCTCACCGGCACTCTACCCGCCCGGCGCAAGGCGTCGAGCTTGTCCCGCTGTAAACGGGCCGCGTGCCGGCAATATTCGGAAATCTCCTTGAAGCGCGGATCGTCATGGACTGGCACCCAGATCGGCTCGTGCTCGATCAAGTACCACCAATGGCGGATGTCATGACCGGTTTCGATCGCCGCCTTGAGATTGCTGAGCGCCTGATCGCGTTCTCCCAACAGCATCAAGGCGGCCGCCCTCGTGCGGTAGATGCCGACAATTCCATAACGCGGATGCGCATCGAGCCATTGAATGGTCTGCGCAAGAAACCGCTCGCCCGCCTGCCGTTTGCCCTGTGCGAGCAAGATTTGACCCAACACCGGCGCAACCGTCGATTGCGGCAGGCTCTGCGTTCTTGGATCGCTCAGGTCGAAGCCATAGCGCGAAGCAATGGTCTCGGCGGCCGAGGCATATTGCTTTGTATGAAAGGCCTGGTCCCTGATCGACTCGACCCACAACCAGTTCTGGAACCGGTTGAACAGGGTTCCACGGCGTCCGAGCGCCGCCTGCGCGGCAGATCGCCAGTCGCCCCGATATTGGGCCAAAATCGCGCGGGTCGAATCCCGGGTTGCCGGGGTCGTTGCGGCCAGCCTTTGCGCGGCCTCGAGATCGCCGGCGTCGAGATAGAACGCCACCGCCATGTGCGGGCCCCAGGGATTCTGCGGGTCGGTGGCAATTGCCCGCTCCATTCGCTCGATGGCTTCGGCAGTCTCGCCATGAAACATCCAGCGGCGGCTGGCGTAGCGGTTGGCGAGTGGGTAGTTGTCCGGATCGAGCGCAAGCGCCCGCACTTGTTCGGCTTCCATCTGCTCGGGAGTCGCTTCTCCAAGCCTCTGCATGATGGCAATAAAGCGGGCGCGCGGGTTGAGCGGATCTATAGTCAGCACTCGCTCGAGCAGGCGCTTGCGTTCGGCGCCGTTTTCGCCATCGCGGGTGACGGTGCCGTCGCCGATGCCGTCGATGGTGCCGCCGTTCTGACCGCCTCCCAGGAACTGGGCAAATGAAGTGAGGCCACGGCTATTGCTCGGGTCGAGCCGGGCCGCACGGCGGAACCAGGCGGCCTTCTGGTCCCGCGATGCATTCGCCCACATGGCCTCCGCAAACCAAGCTTCGCCTGAACCGGGAGCGAGCCGCAAGGCTTTCTCGAGCAGTGGCTGGTAGCGGGCACGGACCGGTCCGAGGTCGTCCCGGCGCAAATCGGCGCCTTGCATGCGCGCATCGAACAGCGCGACCATGGCGGGCGCGAACTCAGGATCGAGCTTGACCGCCCGTTCAAAATATCCGGCCGCCGCGTCGGTTTCCCTGACCGTGAACCGGCCCAGCAGCGACTTCCCCTTGAGATAGGCGAGATACGCATCGGTATTGCGGGTGGCCGCAGCGGCTGGGGCAAGATCGCCCAGATTGCTTGTCCTTGTTTCCAGCGACGTTGCTACCCGCTC
Protein-coding sequences here:
- a CDS encoding tetratricopeptide repeat protein encodes the protein MADGTDESWQVGDLTIDVGAQSISRDGDAISLPQLSFEFMLALVRAAPKVLSIDALMDRVWKGIFVNPETITQRAKLLRDALGDDPKDPRYFAARRGAGYQMVAAPVRLGGGEAAPMQQAARRWKMIFGAAALGLAATGGLAAMTIWPRADQTASKVSLRVAVLPFDNLSSDPADAYIARSIPEMVLNRLSTMRGLTVIARDSALMSSAAGAPARKAGRQLQAGYVVKGSIQRTGDTLRVTCFVVDTTRGVRLWSERYDWPINKLYALQDRIAERVATSLETRTSNLGDLAPAAAATRNTDAYLAYLKGKSLLGRFTVRETDAAAGYFERAVKLDPEFAPAMVALFDARMQGADLRRDDLGPVRARYQPLLEKALRLAPGSGEAWFAEAMWANASRDQKAAWFRRAARLDPSNSRGLTSFAQFLGGGQNGGTIDGIGDGTVTRDGENGAERKRLLERVLTIDPLNPRARFIAIMQRLGEATPEQMEAEQVRALALDPDNYPLANRYASRRWMFHGETAEAIERMERAIATDPQNPWGPHMAVAFYLDAGDLEAAQRLAATTPATRDSTRAILAQYRGDWRSAAQAALGRRGTLFNRFQNWLWVESIRDQAFHTKQYASAAETIASRYGFDLSDPRTQSLPQSTVAPVLGQILLAQGKRQAGERFLAQTIQWLDAHPRYGIVGIYRTRAAALMLLGERDQALSNLKAAIETGHDIRHWWYLIEHEPIWVPVHDDPRFKEISEYCRHAARLQRDKLDALRRAGRVPVRPPAGRT
- a CDS encoding TonB-dependent receptor, whose product is MKCSLIFPDRLRHLRLALLAATAMPWAALAEEADPEIIVTARRQDERFADIPLTVNVVTAGAIGSGAVEGLQSLATKVPGLSFENVQGGFSEPVLRGQHQPNPTSDSATALFVDGVYQASRDGKDVEPLDLERIEVVHGPQSALFGHSSFAGLIAYVPARPTEGSFATISGGFGSDRNFDMGGTVSGPIDQLLAGRIALAWRNAGGTWKNTAAPGEHLGGLRSNAISATIATRDGTGPLGLRLSARYGSIRTAQQPQFTLDYRQYNCGARDPASGVWSYFCGVAPIPSQIALSPGIPESTNHTGQVALHLTLELGQIELLSDTSYYEARTTSFRDADGYPGGELFGVCATGVNCSGPASLVLPVLRLQPVDRVGRTGRNTREFVQELRFRSAGPGRLEWQAGAVAFVTRMRSIDAFGAARGSLTPTERLTSLVLANPQRVGALAFVNNALVADPNASQLVQNDAAEHRQTLALFAAADYRLATAVRLRGELRGNWERVALDARLANFRSSFGKTLGPRRFFDLTPRVSIDFRPEPGWLTYASYARGSRSGGINPQPNLVPEEQTFEPESNWTAELGVKYAGHGVLRSAQATGYHIDWRNTQIVGFPVTPGIGSLISHNTKGIETWGIELAGDLAPARWLGLDAAFSYAHARFKPGSEDPGGSAFCGLALGVSTSSFCRIVPSHVLPGQLVPDISGNRPSRSVGTSWTAGLTLEPLAGRRLRVELSHQGNVFDRQIEGLAFGARTLLDARFSFPLGPVATELWGTNLTDRRYIRSAGGGGGRAASFYLGQPRPQDFVLGERRRLGLTVRYPR